Sequence from the Verrucomicrobiia bacterium genome:
GCGCCGAGGAACAGGCGGAGGGCGGAGACCCCGCCCGGGAAGAAGCTGGCGAGGATGGACTGTCCGGCGGGATTGGGAGCGTTGGCGATGACGGTGAGGCCGCCACCGGCGACGGCGCCGGCGACGACGGCGTGTTTCATGGATTCGGTGAGGCCGGGTACGAGCGTGGCGAGGTAGGTGAGGGCGGCGTTGTCGTTGAAGGCGGTGAGGATTCCGGAGGTGAGGAATAGCGGCCATTCCCCGAGGCCGCCGAGGGCTGGGGCAATCCACCATTGCTGGAGGCCACCGTGGACCACGAGGCCGGCGAGGAAGAACCCGACCAGGATGGGGCCGCGCAGTTCCAACGGGCTTTGGAAGTCCTCGGTCACCGTGTAGAAGGCGAGGAAGAAGAGGAAGCCTCCGACCAGCAGGACCGGGTGATGATTGTTGAGGACCGTCCAGGCCATTGCCAGGACGTGGACCAGGGTGATCCAGCCGGGGACGGGGCGGAGATTGGTTTCGGCGGGTTCGATCCCGGCGGGTTCGGGGCGGGCCGGGTCGGTCAGGATGGCGAAGTCACGGCGGAGCAGGGTGAGGACGACGGTGGTGGACACGAGGATGCCGAGGGCGGACTGCCATCCGAAGTGAAGGGCCATGAAGGGGAGGTTCCAGTTCCAACGATCGGCCACCATGAGGACCGGGGGCGCGGCGAAATGGGTCATGGTCCCGCCGACGGAGATGTTGACGAAGAGGAGGCCGAGGGTGGCGTAGGCGAGGCGGGGCGAGGGATTGAAGCGATAGAAGTGGCGGCCGAGGAGGAGGGCCGTGAGGGTCATGGCTCCGGCTTCGGTGACGAACGAGCCGAGGAGGGGGCCGAGGGTGAGGAGAACGAACCACCAGGCGACGGGGGTGGCGCCGCCGAGACTGGCGACGCGACGCAGGAGGGATTCGGCGAGGTGCACGACGGGCCGGGTGGCGGCGAGGGTCATGATGACCACGACGAAGAGGGGTTCGTGGTACTGGACACGGTTCTCGAGGTACTCGACGGCGCTGGCGACACCGTGCTGCCAGCCGAGCAGGGCGAGGAGCGGGACAGCCCAGAGGCCGAAGACCACCTCGATCTCGCCTAAGAAGTGGAGGGAACGTCCCCGGATGGAGGTTGTTTTTCGGGGTGGCGGGCGACCTTCGAGTTCGGCCTGACGGACCTCGTTCCACCAGCGGGACTGGTGGTGTTCCTCGATGGTGCTGGCCCAGCTTCGGAAGCGACGGGCGGCGAAGGTGTGGGTGATGGCGAGGGCGAAGAGGAAGGTTGCGGTGGCGTTGAACGGATGGGCTCGGACCCGGTGGGCGAGGATCTCCGGCAGGCGGGTGAGGTGGGTGTCGGCGTAGTGGTCCAGGGAGGGCGGGAACGAGGCTTGGGAGGTCGGGACGGAATCCGCGTCGGCGCCGGGCGGAGCGAGGAGCAGGAGGATGAGGGCGAGGAAGGGCGCCATCGCGTTTGAGAGCGTAACGGCGTTGGTCGCAGCGACAACGAGTTCGTGGCGAAGCGGAGTGGATCGGGTGCATTTGCGGGAAAAGGTCTGCAAGATGCATCCGCGGTTTGACACGGGGCGGGAAGCTGACATCTGATTTCCGCGCCGGGGCTCGGGAGAGCGTCGCGAACGAGGCGGGCACCGGCGCCGGAAGGGAGGCTTCTTCCGATCCCGGAATCCCTGCGGGTCCTGCGAGGCGTGCGGTGCTTTCGAGCGGGATGGGGTGCGGGGAGCAGCGACCGCGACCGAGCGTGTTCTGAGATCACCAATATCACCGAAATCACCGATATGCTGGCTGATCTTGGATGGATTGGGTTGGGACTGGCGCTGCTGTATTTCGGGGCCGAGGGGCTGGTGGGGGGCAGTTCGCGGCTGGCCATGAGGTTTGGCGTATCGCCGCTGGTGGTCGGATTGACGGTGGTGGCCTACGGGACGAGCGCGCCGGAGCTGGTGGTTTCGGTGAAGGCTGCCTGGCTGGGGCAGGGATCCCTGGCGGTGGGGAACGTGGTCGGTTCCAACATCATGAACATCGCGTGCATCCTGGGATTATGTTCGCTCATCGAACCGGCGAGGGCCGATTCGAGGATCGTGCGCCGGGAGATTCCGGTGATGATCGGGGTCACGGCGGTGGGGACGCTGCTGTTGTGGGACGGGGCGCTGCGGCGTTGGGAGGCGATGGTTTTGCTGGTGGGAGCGGCCGGCTACACGGTGTGGACGCTGAGCGATGCCCGGCGTCAGCGGACGGATCCCTTGGCCGGCGAGTTCGCGGCGGAGTTGCCGGCGTCCGGAGGCAGCCTGGGCCGGGACGTGTTGTTCATCGTGGGCGGGCTCGCCCTGTTGATTGCGGGCGGGCACTACTTTGTGGAGGGTGCGCAGGGGATGGCACGGCGCCTTGGAGTCAGTGAGGCGGTGATTGGGCTGACCATTGTGGCGGCGGGGACGAGTCTGCCGGAGCTGGCGACGTCGCTGCTTGCGGCGTGGCGCAAGGAGAACGAGATCGCGGTGGGGAACGTGGTGGGGTCGAACGTCTTCAATCTTCTGGGAATCCTTGGGATCAGCGGGGTGTTGCGGCCGATCGAGGCGACAGGCATGGCGGCGGTGGACCTGCTGGTGATGACGGGGGTGGCGGTGCTGCTGTTGCCGCTGATGCGGACGGGGCTGCGGGTGAGCCGGCCGGAGGGGGCGCTTCTGCTGGCCGGATACGGTGGATACGTGGGCTACTTGTGGGCGCAATCGACATGACTCCCTCCCTGGCGATTCTTCTGGCGGTGTTTCTTCCCCTGGTGGCGGCGTTGCCGGTGGCCTGGGTGGGGCGGCGCCTCGGACGGAAGACCGCGTGGGTGGCGATCGCACTGCCGCTGGTGTCCTTCCTTTCGCTGCTGAGCCTGGCGCTGCAGGCGCAGGCGGGCGGGCCGGTGCCGGACGTGCGGTGGGCCTGGATCCCGACGCTTGGGCTGGACCTGGCATTCCTTCCGGACGGGCTGGGGTTGTTTTTCGGGCTGATCGTGAGCGGGATGGGGGTGCTGATCTTTTTCTATGCGGGGCATTACCTGGACGACCACTACGAGCATCACGGCCGGTTCTACGCGTATCTCACGCTGTTCATGGCAGCGATGCTGGGGACGGTGTTGTCGGACAATCTGCTGCTGCTTTTTGTCTTCTGGGAGCTTACCGGGATCGCGTCGTTTCTGCTGATCGGGTTCCTGCATGGGGAGGACGGGTCGCGGCGGGGGGCGCGGATGGCGCTGCTGGTGACGGCGGGGACGGGGCTGGCGGCCCTGGCGGGGATTGTGCTGCTGCGGGAGATCGGGGGGACGCTGAGTTTGCGGGAATTGATGGTCACGCCGGGGATCCTCGAGCATCCGCTGGCCGGGGTGGCGATGGTCTTGATGTTGCTCGGGGCCTTTGGGAAGTCGGCGCAGTTCCCGTTTCACATCTGGCTGCCGAACGCGATGGCGGCGCCGACGCCGGTGAGTGCGTATCTGCATTCGGCGACGATGGTGAAGCTCGGGGTGTTTCTGACGGCGCGACTGTTTCCCATTTTCCAGGAGCATCCGTGGTGGCCGCCGCTGGTGGGGACGATTGCCTTCACGACGCTGCTGCTGGGGGCGGTGCTGGCACTGCTGGCCTGCGAGTTGAAGGCGATTCTGGCGTTCTCGACGGTCAGCCAGCTGGGGTTCCTGATCGGGTATTACGGGCTGGGTGGGGCGGGTGGGGTGGAGCACGACTATCTGCACATTTTGAATCACGTGTTTTACAAGGGGTCGCTGTTCATGCTGGCGGGGATTGTGATTCACGCGACGCATCTCAAGGACATCCGCGAATTGGGGGGCTTGTGGCGGCGGATGCCGGTGGTGGGGACGGTCATGGCGGTGGCCTGTGCGTCGATGGCGGGGTTGCCGGGGACCACCGGGTTTCTGAGCAAGGAACTCATGTTGAAGGAGATCTTCGACAGCCCGCTGGTGCATGGGGGATTGGGGTGGTGGGCGATCGTCAGTGTGGTGCTGACGTCCCTGGTGAAGGTGGCGTTCTCGTTCAGGCTTTTCGTGGGGATCTTCCTGGGTGCGGAGGGGCCGCGGGTGAAGGAGCATTTCCACGCGCCCACGTGGCCGATCCTGGTGCCGCCCCTGCTGCTGGCGGGGGCCGCGCTGATCTTCGGGGTGGCGCCCGGGTGGTTGTCCGCGGGGTTGCAGCGGTTTGTCGTCGCGGGACTTCATGTGGAGACGCTGTCCGAGCTGCATGTGTGGCACGGGATCAACCGGGAGTTTCTGACCAGCGTGGCGCTGGTGGCGGCGGGGACGATTTTGGTGGTTCTGGGGACACGGGCGCGCTGGCGATGGGCGAGGACGCCGAAGTGGCTGCGGTGGGATCTGCTGTTTGAGCGCGGGGTGGACGGGCTGGGCCAACTGGCGAAGGGCCTCACCAAGGCGGTGGGGTCGGACACGCCGCAGGCGTGGCTGCGGATCACGGCGACCTTCGCCGTGCTGATGGTGGGGGGGTATCTGGCGGTACGGTTGCCGGCTTCGCCCCTGACCGAAATGCTGGGGGAACGGCTGTCGCGCCAGCACTGGGACGGGTTGCGGGTGGTGGTGGCGCTGTTGATGGCCCTGAGTGCGCTGGGGGTGATTGTGTTGCGGACCTGGCCTGCGCAATTGATCTCGCTCTCGGTGTTCGGGTTTCTGAACACGCTGTACTTCGTGCTCTACCATGCGCCGGATCTGGCGTTGACGCAGATCCTGGTGGACACGGTGACGCTGATCCTGGTGGTGGTGTTGCTGGCGCGGTTCCCGCGTTCGGCGCAGGAGGGGGAGGAGCGGGACCGGCGGTGGTCGTGGAAGCAGGCCGGGGTGACGGGGGTGGCGGTGGGGTTTGGATCGATGATGACGTTGTTGGGGCTGTTGATGACGGCACGGCCGCATCCGGAACCGATCGGTCCGTGGTTCACGCGGGCGACGGTGCCGCTGGCGGAGGGGATGAACGCGGTGAACACGATTCTGGTGGATTTCCGCGGGGTGGACACGATGGGGGAGATCACGGTGCTGGTGATCGCCATGCTGGGATGCCTGGGGTTGCTGTTCCGGCGGCGGCGAAGTCCGGAGGAGCGGGCGGCGGGAGCGATGGGGCCGCCGGGATTGGGGACACAGCTTGAACCGGAGGAAAGGGAAGCCCGATGAACCCGTCGCGCTCGATGATTTTCGGGTTGGTGGCCAAGGCGCTGTTCTTCGTGCTGCACATCCTGGCGGTGTACCTGCTGTTGCGGGGCCACAACCTGCCCGGGGGCGGGTTTATCGGGGGCCTGGTTTCGGCGATCGCGTTCATCATGCTGAGTCTCGCGTTGGGATGGCGGGAGATGGAGCAGGTGATCCGGGTGGATGCGGCGCGGGTGGCCTTCGTGGGGTTGTTTCTGACGGGGTTGACGGCGCTGGGTCCGATGGTGGTGGGGCGGCCGCCGCTGGAGCAGTTCATGTGGCATCTGGAGCTGCCCTGGTTTGGGGAGTGGCATGTGGGGACGACGCTGGCCTTCGATGCCGGGGTGTTCCTGGTGGTGGTCGGGGTGTCGGTGAAGATGATCGTCGTGCTGGGGCGCTCGTCCGAGGGGATGCATCCGTTCGGGCCGCGCGAGGATGGGCACTATGCGGCGGCGGTGGAGGAGGCGATTGACGAACTGGGCCGGGACCCGCTGGCGGCTCGAAAGGAGGGGGACGATGCAGGCTGACACGGCAGTGCTGACCGGGGTGTTGTTTGCGGTGGCGCTGTGGCTGGTGCTGCAGCGGAGCTTCGTGAGGATCCTCTTCGGGTTCATCATCTTCACCAACGCCGCCAATCTGTTCGTGCTGATGATGTCGGGCGAACCGGGAGGGCGGCAGGCACCCATCATGGAACCCGGGGTGAACGCGGTGGATCCGCTGCCTCAGGCGCTGATTCTGACCGCGATCGTGATCGGGTTCGGGGTGACGGCGTATCTGGTGACCTTGCTGTACCGGCTGTTCCTGGACGGCCGGACGACGGATGCGCGGGAGCTGTTTGCGGACGAACCGGACGAACGGGAGAAGTCGAAATGAACCTGGTGGCGCTTCCGGTGCTGGTGCCGATGATGACGGCGCTGGTGCTGTTGTTTCTGGGGACCCGCCCGACGCTTCAGCGGGTGCTGGCGATCGGCTCCTTTGCGGGGCAGCTGGTGATTGCGGTGATGCTGGTGGGGCGGAGCTGGGACGAGGGGGTGCTGGCGTTGCCCCTGGGAGCGTGGGTGGCGCCGTACGGGATTGTGTTTGTCGCGGATCTGCTGGCGGGGCTGATGCTGACGCTGTCGGCGGTGACCATCCTGGCCGGGGCGGTGTACGGGGTCATCGAGATGCCGGGGCGGAGGAGTCATCCGTTGCGGCTGCCGCTGCTGCAGTTTCTGGCGATGGGGATCAACCTGTCGTTTGTCACGGGCGACCTGTTCAACCTGTTTGTCGCCTTCGAGGTGCTGCTGCTGGCGAGCTACGCGCTGCTGACGCTGGAGGCGGACGACTGGGACGTGAAGCAGGCATTTCCGTATCTGGCGTTGAATGCGGTGGGGAGCACGGTGTTCCTGTGCGCGGCCGGGTTGTCGTATGCGATGCTGGGGACGTTGAACTTCGCGGACATGTCGGCGCGGGCGGCGGACATGTCGGGCGACCCGCGGTTGATGGCGCTGGGGCTGGTGTTCGTGCTGGTGTTCGGTCTGAAGGCGGGATTGTTTCCCCTCTACTTCTGGCTGCCGCACAGCTACCCGACGCTGGCGACGCCGGTGGCGGCTGTGTTTGCGGGGTTGCTGACGAAGGTGGGGATCTATGTGTTGATCCGGATGTGCACGACGGTGTTGCCGCACGACATGAGCGCGTTGCACGGGCTGATTGCGTGGATGTCGGGGGCGACCATGCTGCTGGGCGTGCTGGGGGCGATCTCGAGGAACTTCATCCGCGGCATTCTGTCATTCCACATTCTGAGCCAGGTGGCCTTCATGACGCTGGCGCTGGGGCTGTTCACGCCGTTGAGCGTGGCGGCGGCCATCTTCTACATTGCGCATCACATCATCGTGAAATCGTCGTTGTTTCTGGTGGGGGGCGTGGCTGCGCTATTGAACCGGACGGATGATCTCAACCGGATGAGCCACCTGTGGAAGGCGACGCCGTGGCTTGGGGTGGTGTTTCTGGCACAGGCGTTGTCGTTGGCGGGTCTGCCGCCGTTGAGCGGGTTCTGGGGCAAGTATCTGATCGTCGTCGAGGGCCTGGCGCAGCGGGAGTACTGGCTGGTTGGGGCGTCGCTGGTGGCCAGCGTCCTGACGTTGTTCAGCATGCTCAAGATCTGGCTGGCGGCCTTCTGGCGTGAGGAGGCGGAAGTGCGGGTGGTGCGGGAGGACCGGCGGTGGCGGCCACTGACCGTGGTGGCCGGGGCGATGACGGCGATTTCGCTGACCATCGGGTTGGGGGCCGAGCCGCTGTTGCGACTGGCCGGGCGGGCGGCGGAGATGACGCTGGACCAGGAGGGGTACCGGGACGCGGTTTTCGGTTTGCGTGGAAAGAGCCTGGAGGAGGGGATACCGGGGGTGTTGCCGGTACCGCTTCCAGGGGACGGAGCGGCGGCGGGGGGGGAGTTCCTGCCGTTTCCGGGAGGGACGCCATGACGCCGTTCCTGCTCAATCTGGCTCTGGCGTTGTTGTGGACGTTCATCAGTCCGCAGCCGTCGCTGGCGACCTTCGTGGTGGGATTTGCGCTGGGCTTCGGGTGTGTGGCGATTGGCGAGCGGTTGTTTCCGGGGCGGCACTATTCGCGGCGGCTGCTGGCGCAGATGGCCTTTGCGGTCTGTTTTGTGAGGGCGTTTGTGGCGGCGAACCTCGAGCTGGCGAGGGCGGTGTTGTTTCGTTCGCGGGACCGGATCGATCCGAACTTCATCGAGTACGACGTGACGGGACTGACGCCGTTGGAGATCCTGGTGTTGTCGCACTGCATCACACTGACGCCGGGGACGACGACGGTGAGCGTGTCGGCGGACCGGCGGACGTTGTTGCTGCATGCCTTCGACGCGGGGGATCCGGAGGCGGTGCGACGGTCGATTGACGTGGGTTTGAGAAACCCCCTGCTTCGGTGCACCCGATGATGGACACGCTGCTACACATTTGTCTGGGGGCGCTGGGGCTGACCGTCCTGCTGGGCCTGGTACGGTTGGCGAAGGGGCCGACGGTGGTGGACCGGATGCTGGCGTTCGACTTGATCGCGGTATCGGGGGTGGGGGTGATGGCCATCGTCTCGGTGCTGCGGGAGACGGCGGCGTACTTCGAGTTGATCCTGGTGTATTCGCTGCTGGGGTTCCTGGGGACGGTGGCGTTGACGCGGTTCTTGCAGAGGAATCTTGAACGGCGGACGCGTGAGCGGCCGGCTGGGGAAGGAGGGGCTCGTGGTTGAGGTGATGACGGGGATCCTGCTGGTGGCGGGGGTGATCATGATGCTGATCGCCGCGGTGGGACTGCTGCGGCTGCCCGATCCGCTATGCCGTGCGCACGCGGTGGCCAAGGCGGTGAGTCTGGGCATCGCGCTGATTCTGATGGGGACGTGGGTGAAGCTGGGCGACACCGGCTCGGGACTGAAGCTGGCGCTGGCCATCCTGTTCCAGTTGGGGACCATTCCGGTGGCGAGCCATCTGCTGGCGCAGGCGGCGTACCACCTCGAGATTCCGCGATGGCGACAGCGTCCGGTGGCCCGGCTCATGCCGGACGGAACGCAGGACGCCACGACGGAGGCGGCGGGCGGGCGGGGTCGGGGTTGACCGCTCCTGAGCTGTGGCCAAGCAGCAAGGTCGGGGGCCTGTCCGAGCCGGCGGCGGAGCCGGTTGTGGCGGGCCAACGGCCCTTGCCTGTCATTTGGCTTCGGCGCGGGTGGCGGCGAGGCGGTCGAGCTGGAACAGGCCCGGGGCGGAATCGCCGGCCAGACGCAGACGGGCGATCATGTCGGAAGCGGTTTTTTCCTCCTCGACCTGTTCATCGAGGAACCATCGCAGGAAGGAGAGGGTGGGGTAGTCCTTGTGCTGCTGGGCGAGTTCGTAGAGGGCGCAGATCGAGGCGGAGACCTTCTGCTCGTGGGCCAGGCCCGCTTCGAAGGCGGCGAGGGGGGATCCGTAGGAAACCGAAGGGGCGCCGATGGCCTTGAGGTCCACGCGGCCACCGCGGTCGAGGAGGTAGTCGAAGAACTTGGAGGCATGACCGAGTTCCTCCTGGCCCTGGAGGCGCATCCAGGCGGCAAAGCCGGGAAATCCTTCGTGCTCGAAGTAGGCCGCCATCCCGAGGTACGCGTAGGCGGAGGCGAACTCGAGGTTGATCTGGTTGTTGATGGCCTGACCGATGGCGTTGTCCAGTTCCATGCAGGCAGCGTACCGATTCGGGTGCCGGGTGCAAGAATGGGTCCGGTGTGGTGGAACGTCCCCGTGCATCACGCAGTTGGGAGGAGGGGTGCGAACTCCTCGAAGCGGCGCTTCGGAGGGCCGAGTTCCACGAGGCCGCAACGGTGTGGAGCGTTGGGATGAGGACTCGCGGAGCTCGTCCCTCCGGAAGGTGTCACTCCGGAATGCGGAGGGGGGGACGAGACCGGGCTTGCGAAAACGGGGCGGGGCGGGCATGGGTGGGGACACTGACGTGAAGAAGTCCGA
This genomic interval carries:
- a CDS encoding putative Na+/H+ antiporter; protein product: MAPFLALILLLLAPPGADADSVPTSQASFPPSLDHYADTHLTRLPEILAHRVRAHPFNATATFLFALAITHTFAARRFRSWASTIEEHHQSRWWNEVRQAELEGRPPPRKTTSIRGRSLHFLGEIEVVFGLWAVPLLALLGWQHGVASAVEYLENRVQYHEPLFVVVIMTLAATRPVVHLAESLLRRVASLGGATPVAWWFVLLTLGPLLGSFVTEAGAMTLTALLLGRHFYRFNPSPRLAYATLGLLFVNISVGGTMTHFAAPPVLMVADRWNWNLPFMALHFGWQSALGILVSTTVVLTLLRRDFAILTDPARPEPAGIEPAETNLRPVPGWITLVHVLAMAWTVLNNHHPVLLVGGFLFFLAFYTVTEDFQSPLELRGPILVGFFLAGLVVHGGLQQWWIAPALGGLGEWPLFLTSGILTAFNDNAALTYLATLVPGLTESMKHAVVAGAVAGGGLTVIANAPNPAGQSILASFFPGGVSALRLFLGALLPTLVVGFCLMLLPH
- a CDS encoding calcium/sodium antiporter, with the translated sequence MLADLGWIGLGLALLYFGAEGLVGGSSRLAMRFGVSPLVVGLTVVAYGTSAPELVVSVKAAWLGQGSLAVGNVVGSNIMNIACILGLCSLIEPARADSRIVRREIPVMIGVTAVGTLLLWDGALRRWEAMVLLVGAAGYTVWTLSDARRQRTDPLAGEFAAELPASGGSLGRDVLFIVGGLALLIAGGHYFVEGAQGMARRLGVSEAVIGLTIVAAGTSLPELATSLLAAWRKENEIAVGNVVGSNVFNLLGILGISGVLRPIEATGMAAVDLLVMTGVAVLLLPLMRTGLRVSRPEGALLLAGYGGYVGYLWAQST
- a CDS encoding DUF4040 domain-containing protein, encoding MTPSLAILLAVFLPLVAALPVAWVGRRLGRKTAWVAIALPLVSFLSLLSLALQAQAGGPVPDVRWAWIPTLGLDLAFLPDGLGLFFGLIVSGMGVLIFFYAGHYLDDHYEHHGRFYAYLTLFMAAMLGTVLSDNLLLLFVFWELTGIASFLLIGFLHGEDGSRRGARMALLVTAGTGLAALAGIVLLREIGGTLSLRELMVTPGILEHPLAGVAMVLMLLGAFGKSAQFPFHIWLPNAMAAPTPVSAYLHSATMVKLGVFLTARLFPIFQEHPWWPPLVGTIAFTTLLLGAVLALLACELKAILAFSTVSQLGFLIGYYGLGGAGGVEHDYLHILNHVFYKGSLFMLAGIVIHATHLKDIRELGGLWRRMPVVGTVMAVACASMAGLPGTTGFLSKELMLKEIFDSPLVHGGLGWWAIVSVVLTSLVKVAFSFRLFVGIFLGAEGPRVKEHFHAPTWPILVPPLLLAGAALIFGVAPGWLSAGLQRFVVAGLHVETLSELHVWHGINREFLTSVALVAAGTILVVLGTRARWRWARTPKWLRWDLLFERGVDGLGQLAKGLTKAVGSDTPQAWLRITATFAVLMVGGYLAVRLPASPLTEMLGERLSRQHWDGLRVVVALLMALSALGVIVLRTWPAQLISLSVFGFLNTLYFVLYHAPDLALTQILVDTVTLILVVVLLARFPRSAQEGEERDRRWSWKQAGVTGVAVGFGSMMTLLGLLMTARPHPEPIGPWFTRATVPLAEGMNAVNTILVDFRGVDTMGEITVLVIAMLGCLGLLFRRRRSPEERAAGAMGPPGLGTQLEPEEREAR
- a CDS encoding MnhB domain-containing protein, with translation MNPSRSMIFGLVAKALFFVLHILAVYLLLRGHNLPGGGFIGGLVSAIAFIMLSLALGWREMEQVIRVDAARVAFVGLFLTGLTALGPMVVGRPPLEQFMWHLELPWFGEWHVGTTLAFDAGVFLVVVGVSVKMIVVLGRSSEGMHPFGPREDGHYAAAVEEAIDELGRDPLAARKEGDDAG
- a CDS encoding NADH-quinone oxidoreductase subunit K, whose translation is MQADTAVLTGVLFAVALWLVLQRSFVRILFGFIIFTNAANLFVLMMSGEPGGRQAPIMEPGVNAVDPLPQALILTAIVIGFGVTAYLVTLLYRLFLDGRTTDARELFADEPDEREKSK
- a CDS encoding Na+/H+ antiporter subunit E; this encodes MTPFLLNLALALLWTFISPQPSLATFVVGFALGFGCVAIGERLFPGRHYSRRLLAQMAFAVCFVRAFVAANLELARAVLFRSRDRIDPNFIEYDVTGLTPLEILVLSHCITLTPGTTTVSVSADRRTLLLHAFDAGDPEAVRRSIDVGLRNPLLRCTR
- a CDS encoding Na(+)/H(+) antiporter subunit F (subunit F of antiporter complex involved in resistance to high concentrations of Na+, K+, Li+ and/or alkali), producing MMDTLLHICLGALGLTVLLGLVRLAKGPTVVDRMLAFDLIAVSGVGVMAIVSVLRETAAYFELILVYSLLGFLGTVALTRFLQRNLERRTRERPAGEGGARG
- the mnhG gene encoding monovalent cation/H(+) antiporter subunit G gives rise to the protein MNGGRVSGRLGKEGLVVEVMTGILLVAGVIMMLIAAVGLLRLPDPLCRAHAVAKAVSLGIALILMGTWVKLGDTGSGLKLALAILFQLGTIPVASHLLAQAAYHLEIPRWRQRPVARLMPDGTQDATTEAAGGRGRG
- a CDS encoding ferritin, which encodes MELDNAIGQAINNQINLEFASAYAYLGMAAYFEHEGFPGFAAWMRLQGQEELGHASKFFDYLLDRGGRVDLKAIGAPSVSYGSPLAAFEAGLAHEQKVSASICALYELAQQHKDYPTLSFLRWFLDEQVEEEKTASDMIARLRLAGDSAPGLFQLDRLAATRAEAK